In one window of Calypte anna isolate BGI_N300 chromosome 1, bCalAnn1_v1.p, whole genome shotgun sequence DNA:
- the UPK1B gene encoding uroplakin-1b, whose protein sequence is MAKSEDGIQILRGLLVFGNVVIGLCGIALTAECIYFVSKPQDFYPLLEATGNNDIYAAAWIGIFVGFALLALSILGIVAVIKANRTLLQVYIILMLITFAFEMASCITAVAHRDALTPNLFLKQMLERYGTTGTGMTADVTNAWNKLMVKNHCCGVQGPSDWQNYASKFRENHSDADFPWPHHCCVTDAKGSPTNLDACKLGMPGYYYRNGCYDVISEPMNKHAWGVAWFGFAILCWTFCVLLGTMFYWSRIEY, encoded by the exons ATGGCATACAAATCTTGCGGGGTCTATTAGTCTTTGGGAATGTGGTTATTGGG CTGTGTGGCATTGCTCTGACAGCAGAGTGCATCTACTTTGTGTCCAAGCCCCAAGATTTCTACCCTCTTCTGGAAGCCACAGGAAACAATGACATCTATGCTGCTGCTTGGATTGGCATCTTTGTTGGCTTTGCACTCCTTGCTCTGTCTATTCTGGGAATCGTCGCAGTCATTAAAGCCAACAGGACCTTGCTGCAGGTG tATATTATTCTCATGCTGATCACTTTTGCATTCGAAATGGCTTCGTGCATCACAGCAGTAGCTCATCGAGATGCT ctCACTCCAAATCTCTTCCTGAAGCAAATGCTGGAGAGGTATGGAACAACAGGGACAGGGATGACTGCTGATGTCACAAATGCATGGAATAAACTCATGGTTAAG AACCACTGCTGTGGGGTGCAGGGTCCCAGTGACTGGCAGAACTACGCATCCAAATTCCGTGAAAACCACAGCGACGCCGACTTCCCTTGGCCACATCATTGCTGTGTTACAGATGCCAAAGGGTCTCCAACCAACCTTGATGCCTGCAAGCTTGGAATGCCTGGCTACTATTACAGAAAT GGTTGTTATGATGTTATTTCTGAGCCAATGAACAAACATGCCTGGGGTGTtgcctggtttggttttgccatCCTCTGCTGGACT TTCTGTGTCCTCCTTGGTACCATGTTCTACTGGAGCAGAATTGAATACTGA